A single window of Xiphophorus hellerii strain 12219 chromosome 12, Xiphophorus_hellerii-4.1, whole genome shotgun sequence DNA harbors:
- the LOC116729126 gene encoding E3 ubiquitin-protein ligase NEURL3-like: MGRADHNKKTDPKTTCKCGSSCLGPMTFHPRAVGDMICLSEGGRRAERIEDTFKGGVVFTSRPVMTYEKIRLLVEKHVPHWQGAMRVGFTNVNPSARSLPLPPFSMPNLTQTSGHWAMPVHESYCQETSVLEFWVTYSGKICVKFQNSGKQRLVANVDVRKPLWAMIDVYGQTCSVFLLGSKTKGFLFKKTSCPGPEPPIRRPSTFSLENTTLSESSDDRTSCLNMEIPADGYCVVCMVRQTDITLPCGHRCLCNHCTPRVLAQFGTCPLCRLVISPPPVMWT, translated from the exons ATGGGGAGAGCGGACCACAATAAGAAGACCG ATCCAAAGACGACCTGCAAATGCGGCTCCTCTTGCCTCGGCCCCATGACCTTCCATCCTAGGGCTGTGGGAGACATGATCTGCCTGAGCGAGGGCGGTCGACGTGCCGAGAGGATTGAAGATACTTTCAAAGGTGGTGTTGTTTTCACCAGTCGCCCTGTGATGACCTACGAGAAGATCCGGTTGCTGGTGGAGAAGCACGTGCCACACTGGCAAGGAGCCATGCGTGTGGGCTTCACCAACGTTAATCCATCGGCCAGATCTTTGCCTCTGCCCCCGTTTTCTATGCCCAACCTCACCCAAACCTCGGGTCACTGGGCCATGCCTGTGCATGAGTCTTACTGTCAGGAAACATCGGTGCTGGAATTCTGGGTCACATACAGCGGCAAAATATGTGTGAAATTTCAAAACTCTGGGAAGCAAAGGCTAGTCGCGAATGTGGACGTCAGAAAGCCTCTCTGGGCCATGATTGATGTCTACGGCCAGACGTGCTCCGTCTTCCTTCTAG GCTCAAAGACAAAGGGTTTTCTTTTCAAGAAAACATCTTGCCCTGGCCCTGAACCTCCCATCAGACGGCCCTCCACTTTCAGTCTTGAAAATACAACGCTGAGCGAAAGCTCTGACGACAGGACGTCCTGCCTGAACATGGAAATCCCAGCAG ATGGCTACTGCGTGGTGTGCATGGTGCGGCAGACGGACATCACGCTGCCCTGTGGTCACCGCTGCCTCTGCAATCACTGCACCCCCAGAGTCCTGGCGCAGTTTGGTACCTGTCCGCTGTGTCGACTGGTGATCAGCCCTCCACCGGTGATGTGGACGTGA
- the nkx6.3 gene encoding homeobox protein Nkx-6.3 has translation MDPNVQGSFLFNNSLNQFPSDLKAPVCQYSVPNSFYKLNPGLNTQLQPGTPHGISDILSRSMVGVGSTGTTTLLSGYSPMGGFGPSVTTTSMYYNRDYNPSLGFSKSTAECPMKGRSMSCWAESSCDWRGGRQQCTSGSGPLGEMPNRKKHTRPTFSGHQIFALEKTFEQTKYLAGPERARLAYSLGMTESQVKVWFQNRRTKWRKKSASEPSSTQATHAGQGGEASENEVEDEEYNKPLDPDSDDDKIRLLLRKHRRAFSVLRLGPHPV, from the exons ATGGATCCGAACGTCCAGGGGTCTTTTCTCTTCAACAACAGCCTGAACCAGTTCCCCTCAGACCTTAAGGCACCAGTGTGCCAGTACTCGGTCCCCAACTCTTTCTACAAACTCAACCCGGGCCTTAACACCCAGCTGCAGCCGGGGACTCCCCACGGCATCAGCGACATCCTGAGCCGATCCATGGTGGGGGTTGGCTCCACCGGCACCACCACGCTGCTGTCTGGGTACTCCCCCATGGGGGGGTTCGGTCCCTCCGTAACCACTACGTCCATGTACTACAACCGAGATTACAACCCCTCGCTGGGCTTCTCCAAAAGCACCGCGGAGTGCCCCATGAAGGGTCGTAGTATGAGCTGCTGGGCAGAGAGCAGCTGTGACTGGAGAGGAGGGCGACAACAGTGCACCAGCG gcAGTGGTCCACTTGGGGAAATGCCCAACAGGAAGAAACACACCAGACCAACATTTAGCGGACATCAGATATTTGCTCTGGAGAAAACCTTCGAGCAAACTAAGTACTTAGCCGGGCCAGAAAGGGCAAGACTGGCTTATTCTCTGGGAATGACTGAGTCACAAGTTAAG GTGTGGTTCCAGAACCGACGCACTAAGTGGAGGAAGAAGAGCGCCTCGGAGCCCAGCTCCACGCAGGCCACGCACGCCGGACAGGGCGGGGAGGCCTCGGAGAACGAGGTGGAGGACGAGGAGTACAATAAGCCCCTGGACCCCGACTCAGACGACGATAAGATCCGACTGCTGCTGCGCAAACACCGCAGGGCTTTTTCTGTGCTGAGACTGGGGCCGCACCCtgtctaa